A genomic window from Candidatus Zixiibacteriota bacterium includes:
- a CDS encoding SCO family protein: DETRQEYAHAAVAFILSPDGIISRYLYGLTFKANDLKLAILEASEGKIGNTIDRILLYCYHYDPDAKGYVVFASNIMKLGGLLSLILLFLFLAILWLKDRRRSSLQKRDDILRARAGRS, translated from the coding sequence TGATGAAACGCGCCAGGAATATGCCCATGCCGCCGTGGCTTTCATTCTTTCTCCCGACGGGATTATCAGCCGATATCTCTATGGGCTTACTTTCAAAGCAAATGATTTGAAACTGGCAATACTGGAGGCATCAGAAGGCAAAATCGGAAATACTATCGACCGCATTCTCCTTTACTGTTATCATTATGACCCGGACGCCAAGGGGTATGTAGTCTTTGCCTCTAACATTATGAAATTGGGGGGACTGCTCAGCCTTATCCTCCTTTTTCTGTTTTTGGCGATTCTCTGGCTAAAAGACCGGAGGCGGAGTTCCCTGCAAAAGCGAGATGATATCCTGAGGGCAAGGGCGGGGAGAAGCTAA